A genomic window from Bacteroidia bacterium includes:
- a CDS encoding PKD domain-containing protein: MKKPDLFFATILLALGGIFMFPVASQAQLSGNYTINPTASASSTNYQNWASAVGDLISASRTDLGTAQGPGVNGAVTITVYDSVYNTQVEITAITGASSTNTITFKSAGGDSTACVLRHASSAFTSDDYVLMLNGADYITFQQIGFERTGTNANSTVIQLTGDADYNKFIRCWMQGRRMPSNSSLGFQYGIGSIFHFTGNADNTEIRQNKMIYGYNGIYGTQSATNNTIKDNVIDTSGSAGIYLTSQSNLRIISNTFNMGDFGPSMGHYTSYGLRIESSPSMLVTKNKVYMMATNGQVVRAMIIANTTSTASAPTMVTNNWIWADGGTGDCTGLAVYLVNYVKFYYNNILITNSLANGSAYYHYATYSNTYVNLINNSLVNKGGGYIYNVPGTNTGDIDTVDYNNTYVSGSKFANWGGTDYNTLSAWKSASSKGSNSVYGDPGFTSNTDLHVSNINLNGKARPYTSVPDDIDGEIRNTSTPDIGADEFFPAANDVGISNLDSPHTFCAGTRNVRVTFQNYGIDTVKSLDIDWSVDGTSQTSYSWTGSVAPGNSSSSILLGSYAFSANTPYTFKIWTTDPNNSADQKPSNDTLTSTRFAGMSGSYSIGSSTSADYRGFNEAITAMTSRGICGPITFNVEDGTYNEQITLVQLPGMGSSNPVTFESQSGDSSLVIVTLPSTTATGNNNAAVQLRGADYTTFRGITFERTGSNTFAQVVHILNGSHNNTFSNCQMIATRVSTANANGVNIWSNLDRDTGNVFRNNRIRFGTHNILYSGTTTDHETGTIIEGNFFDSAYSSAVHIQFNDGVIVRGNTFRNVSVPGTGNFDLHLQDCDSAIRVMGNYFYDANSELGLLISMNDASSANPGITANNFIVKNSGTGIRLDGVNEHKVVFNSIYFSGTANNNAGIATTSSSSSDITLSNNNIVMEGGYVFNISSASQVGPSDHNNIFAKGSQYAVWGNIYNSLFTLKNGTSKNASSMAVDPLFISGTDLHVRNSALKEAGVPIAGVTTDIDGNLRNTTNPDIGADEFELVADDAGITAILDPGNGICEGNWPVRVVIKNFGGDPLTSATINWRVAGINQTPYNWTGNLPTDSTDTAVIGNYNFAGNTTPLISVKSTSPNGETDGITMNDSTFTGRFINPKPAVALGADSSICLGDSTTLGPPAASGFEYQWKDLAGTVLDSVAEYTVAPTSNITLVLEVTRTTTGCYNSDTISLTVNSRPVAVAGSDRTICPGASVQIGSSFQPGFGFSWTSQPPGFVSTASGPIVSPSQTTTYILKKTISSTGCFDIDSAVVTISPLPTPQIQGDTAICEGNSITYSTAANTGHSYDWQVAGGQIISGQNTETIMVEWTGTGSGSITVIETNADNCTDSTSRSVTISPNPEAGMEISGNCVNRPVSFSDTSANVISSLWRFGDGQTGTQINDSHTYTSTGSYIVKLIVSNSFGCFDSTEQTLDIIDPPTADFTTTGALCEGESVAFSNLSTDGNSYMWDFGSGQTSSQENPSFTFTTAGTYDVKLFVTGTGCDDSVIKQITIHPLPDAGFSTSVSGRDVSFVPNNTTAATYLWDFGNGEISGDMSPTHSFDIDLGWRIISLTVTGAEGCSATFTDSVYIDWVGIEESLPASLVSLSVTPNPFRAHSRIALELAKTTHLEISLFDLQGRKISTLLSGNFSAGKVHTDVKSDELKLNEGVYIVRIMLDGRTVTRQLVKAGN; encoded by the coding sequence ATGAAAAAACCTGACTTATTCTTCGCCACCATTCTTTTGGCCTTGGGCGGCATTTTTATGTTTCCGGTTGCAAGCCAGGCGCAGCTTAGCGGAAATTATACGATAAATCCCACCGCATCTGCCAGCAGCACGAACTATCAGAACTGGGCATCTGCCGTTGGGGATTTAATTTCCGCCAGCCGGACGGATCTCGGAACAGCACAGGGACCGGGCGTAAACGGAGCTGTAACCATCACGGTTTATGATTCGGTTTACAATACTCAGGTGGAAATTACCGCGATAACCGGAGCCTCTTCCACCAATACCATCACCTTCAAGTCAGCAGGAGGAGACAGCACAGCTTGTGTGCTGAGACATGCTTCTTCCGCCTTCACTTCGGATGATTATGTGCTGATGCTCAATGGGGCTGATTATATCACTTTTCAGCAAATCGGCTTTGAAAGAACCGGCACGAATGCAAACTCTACGGTCATCCAGCTTACAGGTGATGCGGACTACAATAAATTTATCCGGTGCTGGATGCAGGGCCGCAGGATGCCCAGCAATTCCAGCCTGGGTTTCCAATATGGTATAGGTTCAATATTCCATTTCACGGGAAATGCTGACAACACTGAGATCAGGCAGAACAAAATGATCTATGGCTATAATGGCATATACGGGACCCAGTCAGCTACAAATAATACTATTAAGGATAATGTGATTGACACCAGTGGCTCTGCAGGCATCTATCTGACCTCCCAGAGCAACCTTCGCATCATCAGTAATACTTTTAATATGGGTGATTTTGGGCCGAGTATGGGGCACTATACTTCTTATGGCTTACGGATAGAAAGCTCGCCCTCTATGTTGGTTACAAAAAACAAAGTTTACATGATGGCAACCAACGGCCAGGTGGTAAGAGCCATGATCATTGCGAATACCACAAGTACTGCCTCGGCTCCGACTATGGTCACCAACAACTGGATATGGGCCGATGGGGGAACTGGCGATTGTACAGGCCTCGCAGTATACTTAGTGAACTATGTGAAATTCTATTACAACAATATTCTTATCACCAATTCACTGGCAAATGGCAGTGCTTATTACCACTATGCCACCTATTCCAATACTTACGTTAACCTGATAAATAACAGTCTCGTAAATAAAGGCGGAGGCTATATTTATAATGTACCGGGCACAAACACAGGCGACATTGATACCGTGGATTATAATAACACCTACGTCAGCGGATCAAAATTCGCAAACTGGGGTGGCACCGATTATAATACACTGTCCGCCTGGAAATCAGCTTCCAGTAAAGGGTCAAACTCGGTGTATGGAGATCCCGGTTTTACTAGCAATACAGACTTGCATGTCTCCAACATTAACCTGAACGGGAAGGCCCGGCCCTACACCAGCGTACCGGATGATATTGACGGGGAAATCCGCAATACCTCCACTCCTGATATTGGGGCTGATGAGTTCTTTCCGGCTGCAAACGATGTAGGAATTTCCAATCTGGACAGTCCTCACACTTTTTGTGCTGGAACAAGAAATGTCAGGGTGACCTTTCAAAATTATGGTATTGATACCGTTAAGAGTCTTGATATTGACTGGAGCGTGGATGGCACCTCACAAACTTCCTATAGCTGGACCGGTTCTGTGGCTCCCGGAAATTCCTCTTCCTCCATTCTCCTTGGCAGCTATGCTTTTTCTGCAAATACACCTTATACATTTAAAATATGGACAACCGACCCTAATAATTCGGCTGATCAGAAACCCAGTAATGATACTCTCACCAGTACGCGCTTTGCCGGGATGAGCGGATCATATTCTATCGGCAGTTCTACCAGCGCGGATTACAGGGGATTCAATGAAGCAATTACAGCAATGACTTCCCGCGGAATATGCGGCCCCATTACTTTTAATGTAGAGGATGGTACCTACAATGAACAGATCACGCTGGTGCAACTGCCAGGGATGGGATCGTCAAATCCGGTAACATTCGAAAGCCAGAGTGGCGACAGCAGCCTGGTGATTGTAACGCTGCCTTCCACCACCGCCACAGGAAACAATAATGCGGCTGTACAGCTAAGGGGAGCCGATTATACTACTTTCAGGGGTATTACTTTCGAGCGGACTGGCAGCAATACTTTTGCGCAGGTAGTGCATATTCTCAATGGTTCTCATAATAATACCTTTTCAAATTGCCAAATGATCGCCACGCGGGTATCCACCGCCAATGCGAATGGCGTGAATATCTGGTCAAATCTGGATCGGGATACTGGAAACGTATTCCGAAATAACCGGATAAGATTTGGCACCCACAATATTTTGTATTCAGGTACAACAACAGATCACGAAACAGGAACCATTATAGAAGGAAATTTTTTCGACAGTGCATATAGCAGCGCGGTGCATATTCAATTCAATGACGGAGTAATTGTCCGGGGAAATACTTTCAGAAATGTGAGCGTTCCGGGTACTGGCAACTTCGATCTTCACTTGCAGGATTGCGACAGCGCGATCAGGGTTATGGGCAATTATTTTTATGACGCCAATTCAGAACTCGGTCTCCTTATATCCATGAATGATGCTTCCTCAGCTAATCCCGGTATAACGGCCAATAATTTCATTGTGAAAAATTCGGGTACAGGCATTCGGTTGGATGGCGTGAACGAGCATAAGGTGGTTTTCAACAGCATTTACTTTTCAGGAACGGCTAATAATAACGCAGGCATTGCCACTACCAGCAGTTCCTCCAGCGACATTACCCTTTCCAACAATAATATTGTAATGGAAGGCGGATATGTATTTAATATAAGTTCAGCCTCACAAGTAGGGCCGAGTGACCACAATAACATATTTGCTAAAGGAAGCCAGTATGCTGTTTGGGGTAATATTTACAACAGCCTGTTCACACTGAAAAACGGAACCTCCAAAAACGCATCTTCAATGGCGGTGGATCCTCTTTTTATTTCCGGGACTGATCTGCACGTGCGCAATTCTGCATTAAAGGAAGCAGGAGTGCCCATTGCAGGTGTTACCACGGATATTGACGGTAATCTGCGCAATACTACAAATCCTGATATCGGAGCCGATGAATTTGAATTGGTTGCGGACGATGCGGGCATCACGGCCATTCTTGATCCTGGAAATGGAATATGCGAAGGAAACTGGCCTGTGAGAGTTGTTATCAAGAATTTTGGCGGGGATCCTTTAACCAGCGCTACAATCAACTGGCGCGTGGCAGGCATCAACCAAACTCCTTATAACTGGACAGGTAACCTCCCTACTGATAGCACGGATACAGCAGTAATAGGCAACTACAATTTTGCCGGTAACACAACCCCGTTGATCAGTGTGAAGAGCACTTCGCCTAATGGAGAAACGGATGGCATTACCATGAACGACAGCACCTTCACCGGGCGCTTCATCAATCCAAAGCCTGCCGTGGCATTAGGGGCTGACAGCAGCATTTGTCTCGGAGATTCGACAACGCTGGGACCTCCCGCAGCAAGTGGATTTGAATACCAATGGAAAGACCTGGCAGGTACTGTTCTGGATTCTGTAGCAGAATACACGGTTGCTCCCACGTCAAATATTACTTTGGTACTGGAAGTTACCCGCACAACTACCGGCTGTTACAATAGCGATACCATCAGTCTTACTGTGAATAGCAGGCCTGTGGCTGTTGCCGGGTCGGACCGGACCATCTGTCCTGGCGCCTCTGTGCAGATCGGTTCTAGTTTCCAACCGGGCTTTGGTTTTAGCTGGACAAGCCAGCCTCCGGGATTTGTATCTACCGCTTCCGGGCCTATTGTTTCTCCATCCCAAACCACCACTTATATCCTGAAGAAGACCATATCTTCTACAGGCTGTTTCGATATTGATTCAGCGGTAGTAACCATTTCACCTCTACCCACTCCACAAATCCAGGGCGATACTGCAATCTGTGAAGGCAATAGCATTACATACAGTACAGCGGCCAATACGGGACACAGCTATGACTGGCAAGTTGCTGGCGGTCAGATCATCAGTGGGCAAAACACTGAAACGATAATGGTTGAATGGACAGGCACCGGATCAGGAAGTATAACGGTAATCGAAACCAATGCGGACAATTGCACAGACAGCACATCCCGTAGCGTTACGATCTCACCAAATCCTGAAGCCGGAATGGAGATCAGCGGCAATTGCGTCAATCGCCCTGTCAGCTTTTCAGATACCAGCGCGAATGTCATTTCAAGCCTGTGGAGATTTGGGGACGGGCAAACCGGAACACAGATAAACGACAGCCATACCTACACGTCTACCGGCAGCTACATCGTAAAACTTATCGTGAGCAATAGCTTTGGCTGCTTTGATTCTACCGAACAAACATTGGATATCATTGATCCGCCAACGGCAGATTTTACCACAACGGGTGCTTTGTGCGAAGGGGAAAGCGTGGCATTTTCTAATCTTTCTACAGATGGAAATTCCTATATGTGGGATTTCGGCAGCGGACAGACCTCCAGCCAGGAGAATCCTTCATTTACCTTTACTACCGCAGGTACGTATGATGTGAAATTGTTTGTAACCGGTACCGGATGTGATGATTCGGTAATAAAGCAAATTACCATTCATCCTCTGCCGGATGCAGGATTTTCCACAAGCGTTTCAGGCCGTGATGTAAGCTTTGTACCCAACAACACCACAGCCGCTACCTACCTTTGGGATTTTGGTAATGGCGAAATTTCTGGCGACATGTCGCCCACCCACAGTTTTGATATTGATCTCGGCTGGAGGATCATTTCCCTCACGGTTACTGGTGCGGAGGGCTGCTCGGCTACCTTTACCGATTCGGTCTATATTGATTGGGTGGGAATAGAGGAATCATTGCCGGCCTCGCTCGTTTCGCTGTCTGTTACTCCGAACCCATTTCGTGCGCACTCCCGCATTGCTCTTGAACTCGCGAAAACAACACACCTGGAGATCAGCCTCTTCGACTTGCAAGGCCGCAAGATCAGCACCTTGCTGAGCGGAAACTTTTCTGCCGGAAAGGTACATACCGATGTGAAAAGCGATGAACTCAAGCTAAACGAAGGCGTCTATATTGTTCGGATAATGCTGGACGGAAGAACGGTGACCAGACAACTTGTAAAGGCTGGAAATTAA
- a CDS encoding type B 50S ribosomal protein L31 gives MRKGIHPENYRQVVFKDMSNGEAFLTYSCVDTRGETIEWEGQELPLYKLEISNTSHPFFTGKKIFVDTAGRVEKFKNKYRK, from the coding sequence ATGAGAAAAGGTATTCATCCGGAAAATTACCGCCAGGTTGTATTTAAAGACATGAGTAATGGTGAGGCTTTCCTTACTTACTCCTGTGTTGACACAAGGGGAGAAACCATTGAGTGGGAAGGCCAGGAATTGCCACTTTACAAGCTGGAGATCAGCAATACATCCCACCCCTTCTTTACCGGAAAGAAAATCTTCGTTGATACTGCCGGACGGGTGGAAAAATTCAAAAACAAATACAGGAAATAA
- a CDS encoding GlmU family protein, with protein MSNYILADWGRWSEFLPFTYTRPVGAIRTGILTIQEKWKHYLGELPSFLTEEYLSRKFTAQWKEINVLINTSILPDAAIAAELKKLKPGSLLKNEDQVIAFCGSQAQWRQWQENEHSAEIQTLSYTQPLSCLQGIWSIFSLNSKEIEKDFRIITKNRKSAGTGSDVHIINPENIFIEEGAQLTYCCIDASQGPVYIGREATVTAGSLVQGPFSLGEHSTLKMGAKIYPGTTIGPHCKVGGEVNNSVFFGFANKAHDGFIGNSVIGEWCNIGADSNNSNLKNTYEPVKIWNYNTQSFQDTGLTFCGLFLGDHTKCGINTMFNTGTVAGVSSNIFGGGFPRTFIPSFSWGGPAGFSTFKFDKAMQVARTVMARRKLNLSDEDVKILKHIFENSAENRT; from the coding sequence ATGAGCAACTACATCTTAGCCGACTGGGGACGCTGGAGCGAATTCCTCCCATTTACCTACACCCGCCCTGTGGGCGCCATCAGAACGGGCATCCTCACAATCCAGGAAAAATGGAAACATTACCTTGGCGAACTTCCCTCTTTTCTGACTGAAGAATATCTCTCAAGAAAATTCACAGCACAGTGGAAGGAGATCAATGTGCTGATAAACACTTCAATACTCCCGGATGCCGCAATTGCTGCGGAACTGAAAAAGCTAAAACCTGGCAGCCTGCTCAAGAACGAAGACCAGGTGATTGCATTCTGCGGGTCACAAGCTCAGTGGCGGCAGTGGCAAGAGAATGAGCATTCTGCTGAAATTCAGACATTATCGTATACACAACCTCTCTCCTGCCTCCAGGGAATCTGGAGCATATTTTCGCTGAACAGCAAAGAGATAGAAAAGGATTTCCGCATTATTACCAAAAACAGGAAGAGCGCAGGAACAGGCAGCGATGTCCATATTATCAATCCTGAAAACATATTTATTGAGGAAGGAGCGCAACTCACTTACTGTTGCATTGATGCCTCTCAGGGCCCTGTATATATTGGCAGGGAAGCAACAGTGACGGCAGGGTCGCTGGTGCAAGGGCCATTTTCCCTGGGTGAACATTCAACGCTGAAAATGGGCGCCAAAATTTATCCCGGCACCACCATAGGACCACATTGCAAAGTAGGCGGGGAGGTGAACAACAGCGTCTTTTTCGGATTCGCAAATAAAGCGCATGACGGGTTTATAGGTAACTCAGTGATTGGTGAATGGTGCAACATCGGGGCTGACAGCAACAACAGCAACCTGAAAAACACCTATGAACCGGTCAAGATTTGGAACTACAACACCCAAAGTTTCCAGGACACCGGGCTTACTTTCTGCGGCCTCTTCCTGGGAGATCACACAAAGTGCGGCATTAATACGATGTTTAATACTGGAACAGTGGCGGGCGTCAGCAGCAACATTTTCGGGGGCGGCTTCCCGCGAACTTTTATTCCGTCCTTTAGCTGGGGAGGGCCTGCGGGTTTCTCCACATTCAAATTTGATAAAGCAATGCAGGTAGCCCGAACGGTAATGGCACGCAGAAAACTGAATCTGTCAGACGAGGATGTGAAAATATTGAAACACATTTTTGAGAACTCTGCTGAGAACAGGACGTGA